The Hippoglossus hippoglossus isolate fHipHip1 chromosome 24, fHipHip1.pri, whole genome shotgun sequence genomic interval caataacattaaataacacATCTGACAATAGGGTGAACAAAGGATATGACTTTATTCACTGGATACAGCTCAGcataaaataaaagctcacaGAATAAAACTCAAACTAATATCACTACCAGCTCTTAATATTCCCTCGCTCATCAGCGATCCTGTTTTATTTAAGCGGGTCACCTTGTTCCTCATAAGATTGTCGTCTGGGCCGGGGAACGAACGCGTCTCCGGTAAAGAGCAGATGATTTAGTGCCGGTGCTCGGTCACACCTCTGAGATTCATCTTCCTCACTGTCGCCCAGACTCTTCAGAGCCGCTGGCTGTCAAACACCTATGAAGTACGAGTGTGGCCCGGCTCTATATCACAGCTCAATCAGCAGCCGTGCTCATGGTGGGGATCCCAGTGGTGGTATGATGGCGGCCTGGTGAACTCATTAGTCTAAAGGGCGTGGCATTGATCAGCCTCCACAGATGAAGCCACAATGTTGTAAACAGGTTATCAAGAAAATTCATGCTTTTATCTTGAATCTGGCTTTTTATCCAGCAGCATCTTggtttttaaaagcagaagtaaccatatttggaggaacGGGGGAGGAGCCTGATTGAGAGCTTTAGGACACTGCTCACTTCTacgacctgcacccattggacagtactagctgtcaatcacacggtatccacGCCCCAATGCATGGTGTATTTAAGAGAACTTtaaactagagattgagaccaTGAACTTGATATGAacatgtttactgacgttatgaATCAAGTGAGAAGAACGGCCATTTTCTCTTAGACTTCAATAGAGACCGACTTATTTTGtttgcaaccagtggagtcgccctccGCTGGTTATTCGAGAGAATACAGATTTTAAGCCCTTTTGCATAGGCTTCTCTTTCTGGATCCAGAGTCCACATCCATTTTTGTTTAGACCAGCGGACACCCAATCAGGGAGCAGCACTGCCAGTGGGGCTTTCcagagtaaaatatattttattttaattgtcctgctgtgttaCTGAAGACAGCAGCTGTCTGTCCTCACCTTGCCATGATGGCCGTGGAAGAAAAGACCAATTCGCCAGTGAGTTTGTGTCACTTCTGAGTCCATCACCTCCGACACACTGACGCGTGTCCCCACCTGATCCGTCTTTCACAGACCAACACAATTAGTAATTATCCGAGTCAGAGTGGGGTGTGTTCCCATTAAGTCTACATGGCTTTCACACGGCTGATTGTGAAATGCTGCCATGTTACATTAACTGCTGCCCCGTCATCCTCATTGTCACAGAGCAGGAGGGGAGAAGATGGAGGGTGGCTCCTTTTTCTAAATCtgctgaattttttttatttaaatctgttAATATGCTACTCTCAAGATGGGCCCTGCAGTTGCTGTACCTCACCTGTAGGGGGCGCTGCAACCCCCTCAGCAGGCTCACTCCCAGTATCATTGCTGATAGTCGCAGGTTGAATTGAaagaatcaggtccagcaagttgAGGAGTAAAGCTGAACTGCAGATCAGTTGAAAAGACAGAAGTAATAAGAAACCAGTGTTTATCTCCGATATTCAACAGGAAACGTTTAAAATACGAAGAAGCTAGCTGTCACGTCGTCGGGAGTTTAATACGTATTATTAACGGACGACGACGCTGGGAGACGGACTCGGTTTCATtagtctcctctctcttctgcaGCCTCGGGCAAGTCAAGCCGCTGATTGCAATGCTGACCTTTCACTTAGTCCTGGTCTGAATGGTCTCgaggaaaaagtaaaaaggtCGCATTATAACTTACATGAGGCCTCAGACTGTCGAGTCCGTGAGCTCGAAACTCTGTGGAGCGTTTCCTCGACTCCAGCACGtcctgagcaaacacacaccatctAAAAAGAAAGACTAAATCAGCCTGGCCAGCTAAAGTACGTCCGTTAGCAGAGTATCGACTGTGCAGAAATGCAGCAATAAAAACCACAGGCAGCACTTCTTCCAGTTTTGTGAATCGATTGGACTCGggggcctctctctctctctctctctctctctctctctccctctcccttagTGTGGAGCTGGCTGTGAAACAAGGCTGCTGCTGAGTATCTGGTTAATTGGGATGAGCTGTtaattgatttctcagggaTTAGTGTGGTTCATAGAATCGGGAGGGTTTTGGCTTATTTATTGACttgaggtgaggtgaggagaCGATGAGGGAAAAAGAACCATGGGACCATGATTTATAAAATGCTGTATTAAAGAAGTCTTTCAACTTGAGACTGAGACCATTACCTCCTTAGGAAAATACCAActttataaatcaagtgagaatcAGGGTCATTCTCACAGACTTCTGTAGAAACGGATATATATCGTTTGCAACCAGTATagttgccctctgctggtcttttgagagaatacaggtttcaggcacttccgCATTGGAATCACTCTGATGATcaatctgttttgtttccagtAACAGGGCCACAACTACCAGTAAGGACGATACGGTCTGAAGCCGCACTTCagtataaatacaataataaaaaagaaattaaagataTTTGTGTTGTCCATCAACCGCAGCAACATTTAccaaacatcatcatcacctctgccaaggaggttgtgtccgttttggtttgtttgtttgtttgtttgtcagcaggattacgcaaaaactacttaacgGGTTTTCACTAAACTTGGAGGACGAAcggaacatgggccaagaaagaactcattaaagtCTGGCACAGATACATTTGGCACGTTTCTGTGGAAGCAATCAAAACTAGACAACAACCTAACATCAGCACAAGAACATTCAGATCGGTTCTGGCCTTCAGAAGAGAGTGAAGGGTGAAtctttaaagaaagaaagaaaagtctttgtgtgtgatttTCTGTCATATGAACAATTTCACACTGAGTCGTCTGAAATAAATGAGAGATCACTGAAGCGTGAGCGGCTTCTCGTCTTCACCCTCTCCCCTTCCCAGCTCCGCTTCTTTCCTCCCGTCTGTTCACCGCCTCCTCCCTCATTTCACCTCCCGTGCGATCGATGCAAAGAACcaaacgaggaggaggaggaggaggctcggCGGATCATTATGCTACTCGTCTAACAGGCTGATGGGATGATGAGGCTCTGGTTGTGTTAATGCCCTCTGTGATGTTACAAAGCTGCAGCGGACACCTCTGACCCTTTGTCTGTGACAGACAAGCCGGGGTTATTGATTCCAGTCACTTCTCGGGTCTTAAAGTTCACACGTCTCTGAGAATATTCAGAACATTTAGCTTTAGCACAGCAACTCAAGGGGTTTGGAGAAATATCCAACAAACACCGAGCTCCTCTGTGAATCCAATACTGTGTTTTCTGATCGTATCTTCTCTCTTGTCTCACAGGCGTCGACTTCAAAATGAAGACACTACTAATAGATGGTATCAAAGTGCGGGCACAGATATGGTGAGATATTACGAGGCTGGACGTCCTGTACATGAGATAAAAATGTTATTAGATTTCAACAGTCGCTCTTTATTTACAACAATACAAGCTTATTTGTTTGACCGATCACATTCGGGGCTGTAGCTCTAAACTCTGGATCTTTCCTGAGAAATGTGGGGTTTTAAAAATCTGGAGACCTTAAAATGGAAAAACCAGTGTCAGATTTACTATCTTTACATTTGACTAATTTTAGgctgataaaataaaaggaCTTTCATGCAGGAGACTGGAGTTACTTTTATAAACTAGAATAAAACAGAATGTGGTCAAATGGAAAATATAATTAGAAGTTTAGGTTCCTGATCAACATTTTCGGGGAGGGGGGGTAGTGGATTCTAAAATCTATTAAAGCCATGTTAACGTATTAAAATCTCTCAAACAAAAGTTGTGtgttcatatttgtttgttgtgtgtgcaggGACACTGCCGGTCAGGAGAGATACCAGACCATCACCAAGCAGTACTACAGACGAGCACAGGTACGTGACCTCATGTCCCCTCCGTTTATTATTTACTATTGACACACCTTGATATAAGTCACATACAAATtttatcagatttatttattacagCTAAAAGATTAAGTCAGATATGTAGCAGATGAACCATTTAGGTCTATTAAGCTTTAAGTTATAAGCTTCATAGCATCAGTATTGTAATAAAATGTGGTCATTGGTATTGTAATGTCTCTGTTTACATCCCTTACCCCCTGAAGGTTGTTGCTCTGCCACTCTGGCTGCTAAAGAGGTTAAACTGGTTCAAACCCAATTGTCCATTTACCAGAAACTGGCAATTAAATTGGAATAAAGGTTCTCTCATCCAGCCGGGGGGGCTCACAGTGTATAAATGCATCATTGCCAATTTTCCAAGTGGTGGTCTGGTTTGTTTGCAGTAATGATATCAGTGTTTTGCAATGTACTGATCTTAAAAATACTGCTTttaaggtttgtgtttttctaaaaaaCTCTTTTCACCCCCTCGGCTCAGGGAATCTTCCTGGTGTACGATATCACGAGTGAGCGATCCTTCCAGCACATCATGAAATGGGCCAGTGACGTGGACGAGGTGAGTCACGGGACATCTGGGGGATTTAGGAATTAGATCAATCAGGCGCGGTGGAGAATCAACAAGcgtttcttccccccccccctcgcatTGTGAAAAGGGCAAAACTGACAAAACCAGAGATGCCGAGCTGACAAAGAACAGATGTCTGACATGGTGTGATAAAACCCAAATGCTCCGACCTGACATTTACGCTGTATTTATAGTGTCCGGGCTTCATTCTCAAATACCTGTCATCGCTTtatgaaatgtgttgtgtaaATATCGGAGGAGAACATTTTTTCCTATTGCAGTAATTCTGTTTAGGAGTCTTCAGAAAGCTCTTCCCTGCTTCCCCCGTCATTTCCCGGATGACTTTATTCTATTAATTTAGTAATTATGGgcttcatttcctctgtgtgtttatctgaatatatacacacacgtgcTTTCCACTTATCTTTAATCAAGGTGTCATTTCCTGAGCGCGGTGGCTCCTGTGTTTCCTCCGGTCTGTGTTCTCTTGACATTTGaaatccctctccctctccttccatctctttaatttggtttcatttcccGTCCACGTGGCGGACCCCTGCAGTACGCTCCTGAAAAGGTCCAGAAGATCCTCGTAGCGAACAAGTCGGACGAGGTGGACAAACGGCAGGTGGCCACGGAGCAAGGCATCAAGGTGAGATGGTGTAAATACTTCAACTGTCACCGGGTTCGgtttatataaaaatgaagCTGTAGAATAAAGGGATTGTTTTTGTCGAGACCCAGCGGTTTGTAAAGATAACAAATATACGAGGTGGAAAGCATCGAGATGAACTGAAGGAAGAAGCATTTTTGCCTcactctccctttctctctctttctctctctctctcccacacaaacacactgacctctCACAGTCGGATTGACCATCAGCAGTAACCGGAGAAATCCTTAATGTGTCGTTGGCCAGTGGTCGGTGGCCATGATGCGGAATTATGggcatcatatgtctcctttttAAATCCATAAACAAGCTCTAATGGCTGCGATGCACCAATCTGACCTGAAAGAACCAGTGCAGACGAGTGCTTCACCTCATGTTGCCTCACATCTGTCAATAAAAGCTGCACTTGAACACACGGCTGTATCCGAGCGCCAGCAGACAGTCGTGCATGTGTCAGCTGTTTGTGCTCCTGAATCAAAAAGACAAGCAGACAgaaagctttatttttttaagtaacaTCTGGGTTTGTCTTGCCTTGCAGTTGGCCAAGGCTTATGGAATGGACTTCTTCGAGACAAGTGCCTTCACCAACCACAACATAGCAGAGGTGAGGTGAATGTGCGGAGCCTCAGTCAGGACAGAGCCGTGCGTGCAGTCGTAATTATATAATGTGAGGAAATGACTTGATAAGTGATAGTGCGGCTaatctctcctcttttcctgtcGCCGCACTTTCTCCTCCCCAAGTCTTTCACCAGATTGGCTGAACAGGTGCTGGCGGCCAATAAGAAGGACCTGGATCTTCTCCGGATGTCGGATAATGACGAGCTGGACCTTACCgctctggaggaagaggagggactcTGCGGCGGCGCGGCGGACGACCAACGCAAAGGCTGCTGGTGTTAAAGTGACCGTGTGGACAGcgtgattgttttttttgttttttgggttgAATATACGTCATCGCCACACACTTTGGACActcctggaaaaaaaatgtcctttgGTAATTGGCTTCTGTAGGTCCCTCTGTTTGCCGCAGCGTCAGGTTCAAGGACAAACATTTTGCCACATGGTGCCAAGTGTGTGGTGAATCAACCAAGTGAAGGTCCAAATGTCCAGGTTTCCACTCGGTGGCTCCgaaattttcattttgtttcagaaGCACCAGTTCCTGCTCAGTTCCGTTCAGCGTATATATCTTTGATGTAACCAAATACAATCTCtgtccagtaaaaaaaaaaaaaaatcagcggCAAACATACAAAACGTCCTGAAGAGCTGCAAAACCACATCTCCATCATCTTTTCTTCAGACTTTACACGGATGTATAGAGGATGTATAGAGGATAGGGAATGACTTGAAACTTCACCACTGACTTGAAATCATCTTTCTCAATTCTCTCTTCTTCGATATGCCTTGCAAACCAACAGAGAGATTGATTCTCCGGCCCCTTTTAGCGTTTCTCCCCCTCATAGCCTTCCCACCAACCGAATGCAGTAGATGTAGTGTAAGGAAACTACCACAAGAGGGTGCTACGTTAATTGCAGAAATTGCTCCGTGCTCAGTGTGACGTTATACCAGTGCActgattcttcttctctcatgtTTCTGACCTCGGTTACACTTGAAGGGAAGGGGTTATTAACATATGCAGCCATTGTATTGTTTTGCATGATGTCGACATCTTGATGTTGGGGACACGGGCGGGAGAAGTATTTCATTTCTCTGTAGCAAAACTGAGGATCATCTTTTTTGTTTATAGTCTCAGAAAATATAGGTGGACATCACTGCATTGTACATACCAGGTTTTCCACAGCATTGTAGATGAGGATGCATCATTAATTTGATATATTACCATTAGAGGGCTGTATTTAAAAACCCTGCAGTGGTATTCTAGATTGGTTTTGAGATATTCCCtctgttaatataataatgtctTGGTCATTCTGTCCTCGCTGTGTTGTACAGAGTCCAGTGGAGATGccatttctcttctctctctctccccccccccccagatttAACAAAGGGACAAGTGAGAGTTCTGCATGTGATTCAATCGTCTTTCCTTTCTGTTATTGCAACTTCAGTGAAGTTAATAATCAGCCGGCCACATCGCAAAGCAGAGCATTTGACCAGAGTTGCCTGTCGGAGACTTGCACCCACAAGGAACCAATCGTAGGAGAAACTTTGGCTTCTTTTTGCAATGAAATGCAACTCGAAAACAACAGTTTGATGTGAAATGACTGGACTGGATGCACAATCTGTGGTTTTCAAGAACTTCTTTACCCTCTTCTCTTTTAGACTAATTGTATTTGTGCAGATATATTACATGCAACATGTTATTCCTGGAGAAAAGATGTCAGATGTTTATGAATAAATACTTCTGTAATATATGACCCAGTGCCAGGGTGTCGTCTTTGGTTGTGCACTTCTTAATTTGACCACTAGGTGACAGATTCACCCTGTTATCTCATGCACTTGCAACGTGTCAAGGTGGGAAATGCACGAGTCATTTATAGTGTTATGTACAAAATATTAACACAGTAAATAAAGCAAAGCACTAGTCACAACTTATACATCTAATTGTCTGGTGGTCACACgttcataaataaaaaagactgcATGGTGGTTCTAGTTCAATACAACACTTAATGTGCACTGATGCATTATAGTAACATAAATGTGTGATCATCAGTCGGTGGTGGGGTTTTTCTACGTGAGAAttacaggaggagaaaaaagctGCAAAGCGTTTGTTCGTCACCTCATCAGAGTTGTTAATGATGAGAACTCATTAAAGCTCTTTGGGTGGAATTAGCACAACGATGAATATGCATGTGGAACTGTTGTCTGGTCGACAGATATGACAGCTCAGTATCTGTCACAAGGCTGAGTGACACACGGACACGTACAGAACAACAATCCAGCCTGCACACTGACACAtggcacccacacacacacacatatatatatatatatatacatgtgtatacAAAAAGGGaattcagtgttgttgttgtgagcaGAGGCCAACAATCATTTTCTGCAACACAATCCCCCAACACATTACTTCAGGTCTTGCATCTGTCTGACATGCAGCCatatggtgtgtgtttgtttgtgtgtgtctgtacttgCACTTACacatttgtgaggaccattttgagcatagacaTGACAGAGTGAGGACGTTTTGGCTTGTTTGAGCGTTAAGACTTTCTTTTAAGGTttgggttagaattaggttcagGTTAGGATAAGGGTCATCACTAAGCTggaagtacaaacgtgtgtttgtgtgtgtgtgtgtgtgtgtgtgtgtgtgcgcgcgtgtgtgtgtgtgtggtgatgtaACTGTATCAGTGCGTGGGACTgtgggaaggagagagaaggcAGAAGCAGCTCTCGGATAAGAACAGGTATAGAACACAGTGAGCAGAGTTCATTTACGTTCACATAAGAGATGGAGCTGAATCCCCCGGATCTTTACATCACACAGGTTTTGATAATATAACCTCCAGGGTCAAAATAACATCGGGAGACTAATGATTATTGATTTTAAGAATCCCGCTGTTACTTTAACACAATGAacgtatttgtatttgtattttgcatCATGTCCAGGTTAACCACAAGGATTTATTTATTGccataaataaaactacaaatccCATAACTGTACATTAGCAAAAAACATTGTAACTGTTGGTTTCTcctgtttataaaaatggacgacattaCAGCTCCCAGagcgtcttgatcgccatctggtggctggaGTACGCGTCATAAATCCTAcctgaaccaaactaaaaagtcaaaatacacgttaactgcatttttttccccaggtagttgtttgttcaaatgttcacGGTTCTGGTGATTTTAGTTACTTAATGCTGAagtgtcatgattgacagctgccgtggcctcatcccccccccccccgatcacTGCTACatagactctggctccaatatgatatgatattgTTATAGAAATCATGGACCCTCGACTTTACTTCACCCGTTTGGCTTGTGGCACGCTGCACGAAACATGcatccaaaaaacaaatgaaccagcagaaaatgtggttttacttctctctgtgtcctctgctgATGCTAACGTCTAATAGCGACATTTTTCTCAACTCGGGGGTCAGAAGAACAGAAGGAACGAAAgctgttatatttatattagaTTGTTTTACAAATCGAGCAGACATGGAGCAACGCTGATACATTTTTGCCCCTTTTAAACTTCTGAGGGCCCAGTTGAATCATTTGCATGGACCACATTCAATCATCCATACTGAGATAAGCGCAGCGTTTATTTAGAGACACGATGGAAACAAACAAGTGCTTCCAGCTGCTCTTACCTGGGAGGTGACGTCAAGGCCACCGGAGGCCCTCTCTGCACACCCACTCCTAATCCTGAAATACCTGCACGGCAACTTTGATTAACTGCTGTATTGCACCCCGCCAGGCCAGACCCAGAAAAGCATCCCCCCTCCGCTTCACTCGGCTCCACCACCATCGTCACCAGAGCCTCTTTTCCAAGTGGAGCCGTAGCTTCGCGGTGACGGCGAGCCAgaaaatcagaggagaaaataGACTCAAAATCACACATTCAGATGAAGCTGTGTAGGTGGAAGGTTGCTTCTGGAGACAGATCTGACGCTGAATCATTTttgtcctccatcttttcatGCCACCTGTGGTTCCAATGTGCTTTTCCTAAAGCTACCTGTGATCCTGAAAACCACCTACTGCCTCTTCGACAATATTAAGAAACAAGCTGAGTGGGACGAGGTTTTCTGCTCCAGAAACACCAGCCTGAATTTCTCTGTCATAAGGGTAATTTATTCTGTCATTTCTTTATGTCGTCGGAGGTTCAGCATCTACACCAACATGATAAGTCTGCAGTTTTCCTCTGCCAATGAAAACATCATGATTCAAACGTCCAGAGCAGCTTCTAAATAGACTTGATTTGAGATTGTTTTGTAGAAACAAGCGTGTTTGCATGACTCAAGAGTGCAGATTGGATAACTATTTTTAAACACTTGCAAAGACGACGCAGCGCTCGTCGGAAGCACgctgaaaagtgtttttgttggtgAATCACCGCATCAGCAACTTGTCTCCGAGATCAAGCCTTAATCCTGCCTTCTTCCCTTTCAATCGCGTTAGAAACACTGAGGATGTGCAGTGTTCTCGCATGAAAGAGGCGTGTATGGGAAGATTTCTGTTTGAAAATTAATCACACTTCCTTTCTGCTCTGTGCCATCATCACAGAAGCTGGAGCGGGGCCCAAGCAGGAGGTGGTGAGCAAAATTGAATGCAGGCgtacatgcatatatatatatatacacacagacatacaagAGAGGGGCTCCACAGCATTGGAGAGGGGCCCCTTCTCCTTTCTGatgtctgtcttttttaaacCTCAGCACCCAAATCCTGTCAGAGCATATCCACATaggaggacccccccccccaaatatgAAGTTGCAGATCAAAAACATTGCAACTCCAATGTCTCTTCAGGACAACAGGTCATTTCCAGTGTGgaaatgttcagtgtgtgtcgGTGCATGTGTGGTGGGGGCGTTCGGTGTGCCTGCTGAGACgccgtggaggaggaggagcgtgtacatgtataaatatatataaatgtatgcaCATATGCCCCTATGTGCGCTCTTGAACTGGGTCCAACTCCAAGGGTGTCGTGATGTCATCCTCCCACTTCTGCGTCTCTGCCGGTGTTTTCACGCCAGCGTGGGTCACAACAACGCTCCGGGTCTCTCCTCAGGGTgggggttgtgtgtgtctatgcCTAACGACATGTATTTTGAACTTGAATTCTGTCTGTGCCTCTTCAAACACATCTTGTTCTCCATATGTTCCTGTTCTCTACAAAGGGGATGCTGGGATTGTGAGgctgaatgttgttttttgatGGGCAGCTCGGATTTTAATCCCCTGAGAAACCACCTGCTTTGTTGTCACGTGCAGAAACAGAGAAcaacatgtatatatgtattacATGTAGCCATCTCTATTCATTCGTCTCTTCCTACATATCTCAGATTGGAAATGGGAGTTTGCATGGAGCATGCACAATCATAACCAAAATCCTCATGGGACAGAATCTAGGTCTGACACAACCTTTTCACAAACTTCAGACCACAGACTTCTAGTTGTTTTCGCAGCGTAGGAAAACATCTGATACAATTAGTGAACAAGAAAACTGTTTTGCATCCGTAGCTGATTTTAGTGAGGATTTCATACTTTCATTCAAACTGATTCATTATCCTTGTACTCTTGAAGTTGCAGccataaaatacacacacacacatagtaaaTAATTGACCCACGCTGTGCTGTGTTCGTTACAGCAACTGTCATTCAACTTGGCGGACAGGAATTCAAGGAGTGTTCAAATAGAGCCGGTGGCACACGGTTTGTAATGGAGACGTTAATTTGTCTAGCTCCAACCGTTTCCTACCAAGTGCATCTGAGCCATACGCCCCCAGGCAACAGCATATGGAGCAGGTCTGATAATACACCACCTCCAACCCATCCACCATCCACGACCTGGAGTGAGTATCCCACTCCAGGTCATGGTCAAACTTTCATCAAGTGACTCCACACGATCAGAGTTTTCTCTTATCTTGTGAAATCTGACACTAACTTGGTCCCAATATTCATGGAGCCCACtgaatgaagctgttttcagacatgaagtccATTAAATGTCCTGGGTAGAGCAGGAGGAAACATCTGTCGTGTTTTTTCACTGCCCtctccagatattttcctgctgtattctcacagagaaaacttcaggaaaatgtccattGTTCAGTgcaccaccatgaggttgaATCTATTAGACTGATATCCATGAAATTTGGCTCT includes:
- the rab15 gene encoding ras-related protein Rab-15 — its product is MAKQYDVLFRLLLLGDSGVGKTCLLCRFTDNEFHPSHISTIGVDFKMKTLLIDGIKVRAQIWDTAGQERYQTITKQYYRRAQGIFLVYDITSERSFQHIMKWASDVDEYAPEKVQKILVANKSDEVDKRQVATEQGIKLAKAYGMDFFETSAFTNHNIAESFTRLAEQVLAANKKDLDLLRMSDNDELDLTALEEEEGLCGGAADDQRKGCWC